Within Melospiza georgiana isolate bMelGeo1 chromosome 33, bMelGeo1.pri, whole genome shotgun sequence, the genomic segment ATCCGCCACCACAGCATCCACCACCTCCACCACCTCCACCTCCCATGATGACCTTCATCCCAGAAGAGCCACCACCAGATCCTCCACCACAGCATCCACCACCTCCACCGCCCATCATGCTCTTTGAGGAGCCCCCACTGGATCCTCCACCGCAGCATCCACCACCTCCACCACCTCCACCTCCCATCATGCTCTTTGAGGAACCGCCACTAGATCCACCACCACAGCATCCACCACCTCCACCACCTCCACCTCCCATGATGACCTTCATCCCAGAAGAGCCACCACCAGATCCTCCACCACAGCATCCACCACCTCCACCGCCCATCATGCTCTTTGAAGAGCCACCACCAGATCCGCCACCGCAGCATCCACCACCTCCACCACCTCCACCTCCCATCATGCTCTTTGAAGAGCCACCACCAGATCCGCCACCGCAGCATCCACCACCTCCACCGCCTCCACCTCCCCCACCTCCCATTATGATCTTCATCCCAGAAGATCCACCACTAGATCCACCACCGCAGCAtcctccgcctcctcctcctcctcccatcaTGCTCTTTGAGGAGCCACCACTGGAGCCTCCGCcacagcatcctcctcctcctcctcctcccatcaTGCTCTTTGAAGAGCTGCCACCGGATCCCCCTCCGCAGCATCCAgaggagcctcctcctcctccgccgccAGAGCTGATAATGATCTTCTGGGCTGATCCTCCGGAGGATCCTCCACCGCAGCAGGATCCGCCTCCTCCCCCGCCGGAGGAGCCCTGGGACTGTTGGCTgccccggcagcagcagcagcagccacagccgtGGCACCCGCTTTGTCTGGAGCACATCTTGCAGCAGTGACCCTgcaaggaaaagctttttactcCAGGGCAGCCACCAGTTCTCACTAGGCTTGTGACCCCAGTCCAGCCCAACATCACTTTGTGGTGGCCAGGATCATCTTTTAAGGATTTTTAGCCCAAAGTTGTCCCATCTCCTTATACCAAAGCCATTCCATCTCCATCTCAATGCTGATGAGAGACAACTTTCAGCAGCACGGGCTGATCCTGCTTCTGCTTGATCTGGTGGGACCAAGGCATCCACAAGACATTTAAATTCACCCCAGCAACTTTCCTGCCCTTCCAGATGCTTTTCACCAAAACTTTTGCATTTTGGaagcaggaaaggaagagaagaatcCCTCCCTTGGGCAGGCATGGACTTACCCTTCTCGGCTCTGACCACGGACACTTCAGGGCAAAGCTGAGCGAATGAAGCACCCCGAGATCCACCAACTTTTATACTGCTTTTCCTGAGTGGGATGTGAGGCATCCAAAGGAATGGTGATAGGTTTATTTACCAAACAGActctccttcctccatcccaCTTGTCCTGACTCACTGGGATGCGGACGATGCCTCTCCCGTGCATCACTTCCTCGGCTGCCCTGCATCCACGGCAGGTCCCACATGTGAGCTCGGCTCCTGTGGTTGAATTCCCATGGTTGAATTCCTTCTGGGGCTCCAGAAGGATTCTGGAGGTTGCCACCCTCCACTCCAGCCGGGAGATGCCGCTGGTGACCGACACCAGAAGGGGCTGGGGAGCCTCATTTTATTGGGTGTTACACACTGGAGGAACAGGGCGGGGTTTATAGGGTGTCTGTGCAAGGCTGGGAATTGAATTCTGATGATCCTTTGGGGTCCCTTCTgcctcaggatattctgtgattccaccaTGGAGATTCCcaggggaacagggatgggacTGGAATTTCTGAGGCACCACAGGAATCCCTCGTGGCTGTGGGAGATTTCCCACCACAGCAGTGAAAGGTtgatggggatttttttttggttcccCCACTCAGGAGAGAACAGAGGTCAGGCATGCCCCACCACTTCAAGTGATGGAGATGGAGGGGTACCAGATCCATCATCCCCCCTGTACAGCAGCATCTCCATGGATATGGACCAAAAGGATGAATTTCTGCTCATTTTGGGCATAACTCTGTCATTTCTGAAGAAGGAACAAGATttgaggctgtgctgtgcctcctgctgtcaccctgAGAATTTCTGTAATTTGGATCCTGGTTTTCTTGATCCTGAGCCATTTCTGGGTGCAGAAATTTCTGACAACACCGTTTCCACCCCCCTGAAGTGGGACCCCAAACTCTGGctttgctctgtgccagcaATGTCAGTGTTTGTGCaggtcccagctgctggaattTTATCACTCCCAACGACTTCCCATAATAAAATCCCAGGAAACTCAACTATTCCAATGGCTGGAGGGGCTCATCTGGATGTGTTTTGAGGTATTTGCCTCACTGAGGTCCCCATGGGGGGTGAGGGCAGAGAGTGGAGGGATAGGAGAAGCCGTTAAGGCCATGGGtttctcctgtttctcctgGGACAATTCCAGGTGTCCATCACCTGCCTCTCATAGAACAAATTCTTGGTttaattccctttctctgctaATTACTGGAGTAGACCACATCAAAGAGATTGCTCCCCACAGGGAAACTCCCTCTGGAGACTCACGCCCGGAGCTGTTCTGGCCCTGTGGGAATGAGGAAATACCAAAGTTTTCCAGCCTGAGCATCCCAGCCCTTGGAAGGGCCTTGCTGGAGTCCCTGATTCCACTGGGGGTTCAGAGCTGGAAAAGTGCTGGAGAACTTCATTTCTCTTCCAGTTGTGAGAGCACCAGGAGCTTCTGCACCACCTCAGGAAGGGCCTGAAATCCTCTCACCCCATACTTACACCTTGAAATCCTTCACAGCTGAATTTTGTCATCTTCTCTCTCTGAACCCACTCAGAACTTTCTTGGGCATCACCAGGATTTTGGTGAGATAGAGAAACCCCAGTGATAAATTCTGTGGTACCTTCTCTGACAGGCAAAAGTCAggatcatcatcatcatcatcaagattcatttaaaaattacttgagAATGTTTAGTGAATCCAAAATCTCTTCTATCACTGGGGTTTCAGTGCAGTTTTGCTCTGGAGCTTTATTGAAACAGCACTGGAATCAAaccagaaatggaaataaagggATGATAAATGAAGTTTATTTCCAACCAGGGATGGAAATAAAGGGATGATTAATGAAGTTTATTTCCAACCAGGGATGGAAATAAAGCAACCGGGGCCAGAAAATTCAACCACTCACACACAGAACTTTCTAGcattgcattttttattttctggtgcATGCACTTGAAAACTGGGGCGGGAGCAGGGACACGGAACAACCCTGGCTGGAATTACAGATACACAACACCAGAGGTTCCGCTCAGAACATTCCCaggggaagggagaagagaaCAACACAAATAATCTTAAATTGAATAGATGAGGAAATGTCAGGCATCTTCATATCTTGGGCTTCCTTGGTGGCAGAGTCCTTCTGGCAGCCACTACTTGTGCTTGGTCTGCGGTGGCCAGCAGATGGGCTGGGTCTGCTGCTGCATGGACATTCctccagagctggaggagcCACCTCCACCACCGCCGCCGATGATGACAACGGGACCTTGGCCCTGGTGGCCTGagcctcctccacctcctcctcctcccccaatGCACACAGGGCCTTGGctttgctgccctgagccacctcctcctcctcctcctccaccactAATGATGATGGGACCTTGGCCCTGGTGGCCTGAgccaccacctcctcctcctcccatgcCACCTCCAATGCAGATGGGACCTTGACCCTGGTGCCCTgaacctcctcctcctcctcctcctccaccactAATGATGATGGGACCTTGGCCCTGGTGGCCTGAaccaccaccacctcctcctcctcccatgcCACCCCCACCAATGCAGACGGGACCTTGGCCTTGGTGGCTTgagccaccaccaccaccaccaccaccaccactaaTAACGATGGGACCCTGGCTTTGTTGaccaccaccacctcctcctcctcctccactgcCACCTCCAATGCAGATGGGACCTTGACCCTGCTGCCCTGaacctcctccacctcctcccttgccaccaccacctcctccaCTAATGATGATGGGGCCCtggccaccaccaccaccacatcctcctcctccacctcctcccttgccaccaccacctcctccaCTAATGATGATGGGACCTtggccaccaccaccaccacctccacatccacctcctcctcctcctcccttgccaccaccacctcctcctccactAATGATGATGGGACCTtggccaccaccaccaccacctcctcctcctcccttgccaccaccacctccaccacctcctcctcctcccttgccaccaccacctcctcctccactAATGATGATGGGACCTtggccaccaccaccaccacctccacatccacctcctcctcctcctcccttgccaccaccacctcctcctccactAATGATGATGGGA encodes:
- the LOC131095187 gene encoding loricrin-like, which encodes MCSRQSGCHGCGCCCCCRGSQQSQGSSGGGGGGSCCGGGSSGGSAQKIIISSGGGGGGGSSGCCGGGSGGSSSKSMMGGGGGGGCCGGGSSGGSSKSMMGGGGGGGGCCGGGSSGGSSGMKIIMGGGGGGGGGGGGCCGGGSGGGSSKSMMGGGGGGGGGCCGGGSGGGSSKSMMGGGGGGCCGGGSGGGSSGMKVIMGGGGGGGGGCCGGGSSGGSSKSMMGGGGGGGGGCCGGGSSGGSSKSMMGGGGGGCCGGGSGGGSSGMKVIMGGGGGGGGGCCGGGSGGGSSKSMMGGGGGGGGGCCGGGSGGGSGGSAQKIIISSGGGGGGGGSSGCCGGGSGGGSSGGKIIMGGGGGGGSSGCCGGGSGGGSSGQTIIISSGGGGGGSSQQKCPVVIPSVVSHQTKQSSSWPCQQK